In Jeotgalibaca arthritidis, a single genomic region encodes these proteins:
- a CDS encoding redox-sensing transcriptional repressor Rex, with amino-acid sequence MSTEIPRATARRLPIYHRYLRYLHNAGKARISSNELSEAVKVDSATIRRDFSYFGALGKRGYGYDVEYLLDFFSKTLNQDRLTNVALIGVGNLGHALLNYNFHLSNNVRISCAFDVNEEIVGKIVSGVPVYDMSEMIEQLRIQQIDVAILTVPQNVAQKATNDLTEAGIKGIMNFTPIRLSVPEDVRIQNVDLTNELQTLIYFLDNNIS; translated from the coding sequence ATGTCAACAGAAATACCAAGAGCAACTGCCAGACGGTTGCCAATTTATCACCGTTATTTGAGATATCTGCATAACGCAGGAAAAGCAAGAATTTCATCAAATGAATTAAGTGAAGCTGTCAAGGTGGACAGTGCGACTATCCGTCGTGACTTCTCTTATTTCGGTGCTTTAGGAAAAAGAGGATACGGTTATGATGTGGAGTATCTACTTGATTTCTTCAGTAAAACATTAAACCAAGACCGATTAACAAACGTTGCTCTTATCGGAGTAGGTAATTTAGGTCATGCTTTATTAAATTACAACTTCCACTTGAGCAATAATGTGCGCATCAGTTGTGCTTTTGATGTGAACGAAGAAATTGTTGGCAAAATCGTTAGTGGTGTTCCTGTTTATGATATGTCTGAAATGATTGAACAACTACGCATCCAACAAATCGATGTTGCCATTTTAACAGTCCCTCAAAATGTTGCTCAAAAAGCGACTAATGATTTAACTGAGGCTGGTATAAAAGGTATCATGAACTTTACTCCGATTCGATTATCAGTTCCAGAAGATGTTCGTATTCAAAATGTTGATTTAACGAATGAATTGCAAACATTGATTTATTTCTTAGATAATAATATTTCCTAA
- a CDS encoding YdiK family protein — protein MTLKDILIQIGMKFVFGLLFVYFAVDSVNTSGWGFLAILSILFATNNIVNGIRMLDTYYKIKKNIDPK, from the coding sequence ATGACTTTAAAAGATATTCTCATCCAAATCGGTATGAAATTTGTTTTTGGTTTGCTATTTGTCTACTTTGCCGTTGATAGTGTCAACACATCAGGCTGGGGCTTTTTAGCTATTCTAAGTATTCTATTCGCTACAAATAATATTGTTAACGGCATTAGAATGCTTGATACGTATTATAAAATCAAGAAAAATATCGATCCTAAATAA
- a CDS encoding CPBP family intramembrane glutamic endopeptidase, giving the protein MKKKLSTATKIIFVYIAAQLLPLPLMFLFLENRQIEMRLNLTILFAFLGTIGMILLNRTKEWTPSTELTDKPSAPTKKIVLWGLIGFVGSIVLQIVTSLIEMAVFNVSSESVNTQTLLDTASDYPFLIFMIVLFGPIMEEFVFRKAIFAQLSSSSVGIVGSAVISSLLFAFIHFDGHMLVYGSLGLWFCYLYFKTNNIFTPIMAHALMNAYASLPLYFPELFQ; this is encoded by the coding sequence ATGAAAAAGAAACTTTCTACAGCGACTAAAATTATTTTTGTTTACATCGCTGCTCAGCTATTACCCCTTCCCTTAATGTTTTTATTCCTAGAAAATCGTCAAATTGAAATGAGGTTGAATTTAACCATTTTATTTGCCTTTTTAGGAACAATTGGGATGATTTTACTCAACCGAACTAAGGAATGGACTCCTTCAACAGAACTAACGGATAAACCATCTGCACCTACTAAAAAGATTGTGTTATGGGGATTAATTGGATTTGTCGGCTCAATTGTACTTCAAATTGTAACGTCTCTAATTGAAATGGCTGTCTTTAACGTCTCTTCTGAATCGGTCAATACACAAACCTTGTTAGACACCGCTAGTGACTATCCTTTCTTAATTTTTATGATTGTTTTATTTGGACCAATCATGGAAGAATTTGTCTTTAGAAAAGCGATTTTTGCCCAACTCTCTTCATCAAGTGTCGGAATTGTCGGATCAGCTGTCATCAGCTCATTGTTGTTCGCCTTTATCCACTTTGATGGTCATATGCTTGTTTACGGGTCTTTAGGATTATGGTTTTGCTATTTATACTTTAAAACCAATAACATCTTTACCCCTATCATGGCGCATGCTTTAATGAATGCTTATGCCAGCTTACCGCTTTATTTCCCTGAGCTGTTTCAATAA
- the groES gene encoding co-chaperone GroES codes for MLKPLGNRVIIEVAQEEEQTVGGLVLPSSAQEKSQTGIVIATGEGRVTDNGTKIDMVVKEGDRVLFEKYSGTDIKYQGKDYLVIKETDVVAIID; via the coding sequence GTGTTAAAACCATTAGGAAACCGCGTTATCATTGAAGTTGCTCAAGAAGAGGAGCAAACAGTCGGAGGGCTGGTGTTACCATCTTCAGCACAAGAAAAATCACAAACAGGTATTGTGATTGCAACGGGCGAAGGACGAGTAACTGACAACGGTACAAAGATTGACATGGTTGTTAAAGAAGGGGACCGTGTTCTTTTTGAAAAATATTCCGGTACCGATATTAAATACCAAGGCAAAGATTATCTCGTTATTAAAGAAACAGATGTCGTTGCAATTATTGACTAA
- the groL gene encoding chaperonin GroEL (60 kDa chaperone family; promotes refolding of misfolded polypeptides especially under stressful conditions; forms two stacked rings of heptamers to form a barrel-shaped 14mer; ends can be capped by GroES; misfolded proteins enter the barrel where they are refolded when GroES binds), whose translation MAKDIKFSEDARAALLRGVDILANTVKVTLGPKGRNVVLEKAYGSPLITNDGVTIAKEVELEDHFENMGAKLVSEVASKTNDIAGDGTTTATVLTQAIVREGLKNVTAGANPVGIRRGIELATKEAVAGLAEISQTVNSKESIAQVAAVSSGSREVGELIAEAMERVGNDGVITIEESKGIDTELDVVEGMQFDRGYLSQYMVTDNDKMEAELENPFILITDRKISNIQDVLPLLEEILKIGRPLLIIADDVDGEALPTLVLNKLRGTFNVAAVKAPGFGDRRKEMLQDIAVLTGGTVIAEDLGLELKDSTIEHLGHASKVVITKDNTTIVEGAGDKTAIAQRVAHIRAQAAETTSDFDREKLQERLAKLAGGVGVIKVGAATETELKERKLRIEDALNATRAAVEEGIVAGGGTALVNVQARVSALELTGDEATGVRIVARALEEPVRQIAENAGLEGSVIAARIKGEEQGMGYNAATDEWVNMIEAGIVDPAKVVRSALQNAASVAGLILSTESVVADKPAPEMPAPGMDPGMGMM comes from the coding sequence ATGGCTAAAGATATTAAATTTTCTGAAGACGCTCGTGCAGCCTTACTAAGAGGCGTTGATATACTAGCAAATACAGTAAAAGTAACACTTGGACCAAAAGGACGTAACGTTGTTTTAGAGAAAGCATACGGTTCGCCGCTAATTACAAATGATGGTGTTACCATTGCTAAAGAAGTTGAATTAGAAGACCACTTTGAAAACATGGGTGCTAAACTTGTTTCTGAAGTTGCATCTAAAACAAATGATATTGCGGGAGACGGAACAACAACAGCAACTGTTTTAACGCAAGCCATCGTACGCGAAGGATTGAAAAATGTAACTGCCGGTGCAAACCCAGTTGGCATTCGTCGTGGTATTGAGTTAGCAACGAAAGAAGCTGTTGCTGGACTAGCAGAAATTTCTCAAACGGTTAACTCAAAAGAATCAATTGCTCAAGTAGCTGCTGTTTCTTCAGGTTCTCGTGAAGTAGGGGAATTAATTGCTGAAGCAATGGAAAGAGTTGGTAACGACGGCGTTATCACTATCGAAGAGTCAAAAGGAATTGACACAGAATTAGATGTTGTTGAAGGTATGCAATTTGATCGTGGTTACTTGTCACAATACATGGTAACTGACAACGATAAAATGGAAGCAGAACTTGAAAATCCATTTATCCTAATTACTGATCGTAAAATTTCTAACATTCAAGATGTTTTGCCTTTGCTAGAAGAAATTTTAAAAATTGGTCGTCCATTATTAATTATTGCAGACGATGTAGATGGCGAAGCACTACCGACATTAGTATTGAACAAATTACGTGGAACATTCAATGTTGCTGCTGTTAAGGCACCAGGATTTGGTGACCGCCGTAAAGAAATGCTACAAGATATTGCTGTATTAACAGGTGGGACAGTGATTGCTGAAGACCTAGGACTAGAGTTGAAAGATTCAACAATCGAACACTTAGGACATGCAAGCAAAGTTGTCATCACAAAAGATAATACAACAATCGTTGAAGGAGCAGGGGACAAAACAGCAATCGCACAACGCGTTGCTCACATTCGCGCCCAAGCAGCAGAAACGACATCAGACTTTGACCGTGAAAAACTACAAGAACGCTTAGCTAAATTAGCTGGTGGTGTAGGAGTGATTAAAGTTGGTGCTGCTACAGAAACAGAATTAAAAGAACGTAAATTGCGTATTGAAGATGCACTTAATGCAACTCGTGCAGCAGTTGAAGAAGGAATCGTAGCTGGTGGTGGTACAGCGCTTGTCAATGTTCAAGCTCGCGTAAGTGCGCTAGAACTAACTGGAGATGAAGCGACTGGTGTTCGTATCGTGGCTCGCGCTTTGGAAGAGCCAGTTAGACAAATTGCTGAAAATGCTGGACTAGAAGGTTCTGTTATCGCTGCAAGAATTAAAGGTGAAGAACAAGGCATGGGTTACAACGCAGCAACTGACGAATGGGTAAACATGATTGAAGCTGGAATCGTTGACCCAGCTAAAGTTGTTCGCTCTGCTTTACAAAATGCAGCAAGTGTTGCCGGACTAATCCTTTCAACTGAAAGTGTTGTTGCAGACAAACCTGCTCCAGAAATGCCAGCACCTGGAATGGATCCAGGCATGGGTATGATGTAA
- a CDS encoding DeoR/GlpR family DNA-binding transcription regulator codes for MIVVEFGCFWWYINGEVRKVLTDERYRLILESLERESFVKLQDLVDITESSESTIRRDLKKLEEEEKLVRVHGGARRIHHLVGEDMMEEKSFKHIDEKRDIAKLAASLIRDKELVYLDAGSTTYEMIPFLKGREITVITNGIPHASLLTDLGITTIQIGGKIKQRTKAVIGPEAHWQIQNYHFSKAFLGMNGIDVDYGYTTPDVEEAAIKQLVMAKSGRSFILADASKINTVTFAKVADIEDATVITTALSKELKALLEEQTTVMEVE; via the coding sequence ATGATTGTGGTTGAATTTGGCTGTTTTTGGTGGTATATTAATGGCGAGGTGAGGAAAGTGCTTACAGACGAACGGTATCGATTAATATTAGAAAGCTTAGAAAGAGAATCATTTGTTAAATTACAAGACTTAGTAGATATAACAGAATCATCAGAATCAACTATCAGAAGAGATTTAAAGAAACTTGAAGAAGAAGAAAAACTTGTCCGTGTTCATGGTGGTGCACGACGCATTCATCATCTTGTTGGCGAAGATATGATGGAAGAAAAATCATTTAAACATATTGATGAAAAAAGAGACATTGCAAAATTAGCAGCTAGCTTGATTCGAGACAAAGAACTGGTTTATCTCGACGCAGGGTCAACAACTTATGAAATGATTCCCTTTTTAAAAGGAAGAGAGATAACCGTTATAACAAATGGGATTCCGCATGCAAGCCTATTAACAGATTTAGGAATAACAACTATTCAAATTGGTGGGAAGATTAAACAGCGAACGAAAGCAGTCATTGGTCCTGAAGCACATTGGCAAATTCAAAATTATCATTTTAGCAAAGCATTTTTAGGTATGAATGGGATTGATGTTGATTATGGCTATACGACACCCGATGTTGAAGAAGCAGCGATTAAACAACTGGTGATGGCAAAGTCAGGCCGATCGTTTATTTTGGCAGATGCGTCGAAAATAAATACAGTGACCTTTGCAAAAGTTGCGGATATTGAAGATGCAACTGTTATTACGACAGCTCTTTCGAAAGAGTTGAAAGCGTTATTAGAGGAACAAACAACAGTAATGGAGGTGGAATGA
- the pfkB gene encoding 1-phosphofructokinase, protein MIYTVTLNPSIDYIIHLDHLDIGGVNRISKDFKLPGGKGINVSRILNQLDISTTALGFTGGFTGRFITDWLDQEGIQTDFIEVNDDSRINVKLKAEKETEMNGDGPYIDAAQADLLLEQYDHFTADDLVVLSGSRPKSLSDRYYQQMIQKLAGKNIPFVIDTTGADLKAALPYEPLLVKPNHHELGDLFGVQLETVADMIPYGKLLLEEGPQFVIISLAGDGALLFSQEGTYHGQAPKGKVKNSVGAGDSMVAGFVGTYSQTQNPLEAFKFSIACGSATAFSDDLAKRPDIDALLSDIQIKKIDGVETYEDQ, encoded by the coding sequence ATGATTTACACAGTGACGCTAAATCCATCAATTGATTATATTATTCACCTTGATCACCTTGATATAGGAGGGGTCAATCGTATTTCGAAAGACTTCAAATTACCTGGTGGGAAAGGGATTAATGTATCGCGTATCTTAAACCAACTGGACATCTCAACAACGGCACTTGGTTTCACAGGTGGCTTTACAGGACGATTTATCACAGATTGGTTAGATCAGGAAGGGATTCAAACCGACTTTATTGAGGTTAATGATGACAGTCGCATAAATGTTAAATTAAAAGCAGAAAAAGAAACAGAGATGAATGGCGATGGACCTTATATAGATGCAGCTCAAGCAGACTTACTGCTTGAACAATATGACCACTTTACAGCAGATGATCTCGTTGTTCTATCCGGTAGCCGACCAAAAAGTTTGAGTGATCGTTACTATCAACAAATGATTCAAAAGCTAGCTGGAAAAAATATTCCCTTTGTTATTGATACGACAGGGGCAGACTTGAAAGCCGCGCTCCCTTATGAACCATTATTAGTTAAACCCAACCACCACGAATTGGGAGATTTGTTTGGCGTTCAACTAGAGACGGTCGCCGATATGATTCCTTACGGCAAACTGTTGTTAGAAGAAGGTCCTCAATTTGTGATTATTTCACTAGCTGGCGATGGCGCTCTTTTATTTAGCCAAGAAGGAACTTATCACGGACAAGCGCCTAAAGGAAAGGTAAAAAATTCAGTAGGTGCAGGGGATTCTATGGTAGCTGGATTCGTAGGCACTTATAGCCAAACTCAAAATCCTTTAGAAGCATTTAAATTCAGCATTGCCTGTGGAAGTGCTACCGCATTCTCCGATGACTTAGCGAAACGACCGGATATTGATGCCTTACTTTCAGATATACAAATTAAAAAAATAGATGGAGTTGAAACGTATGAAGATCAATGA
- a CDS encoding PTS fructose transporter subunit IIABC — MKINDVLLKELMIMDLTATTKEAVLDEMIASLIGHGIVTDEQTFKAGILARENESSTGLGDGIAMPHAKNAAVQKPAVVFAKSKAGVDYDSLDGQPAHLFFMIAAPEGANNVHLNVLASLSRQLINPEVLSQLKAAQNAEDVQAIFSAAEETADKEKSQEIESVGERPFVVAVTACPTGIAHTYMAEDALKRKAAELGVDIRVETNGSEGAKNILTDEEIQRASAVIIAAGKKVSLDRFDGKAVLQRPVSDGINKAEELINKAVKQEAPIWHATGQVSQAEQTNEKQSGLGNIYKDLMNGISHMLPFVVGGGIILAISFLFESSFGSDSILFESFNTIGGTAFTFLIPILAGYISYSIADRPGLLPGMAGGMMAVNQNAGFLGGLVAGFMAGYIVHTLKKVFKNLPKTLEGLKPILIYPVFGLLITGLLMFFIVGPIFSAINTAMLTFLENLGATNTILLGALLGGMMAIDMGGPFNKAAYAFSIGIYTDTGDGAFMAAVMAGGMIPPLAIGLATLLFKDKFTDAERQSGLSNFVLGFSFITEGAIPFAAADPLRVITSSIIGSAIAGGLTQFWQVSIPAPHGGIFVIGLAEQRLMFILTLLIGMVISAVILGLWKKKVI; from the coding sequence ATGAAGATCAATGATGTGTTACTTAAGGAACTCATGATTATGGATTTGACAGCCACAACAAAGGAAGCGGTCTTGGACGAAATGATTGCCAGTCTTATTGGCCATGGCATTGTGACCGATGAGCAAACCTTTAAGGCTGGCATCCTAGCTCGTGAGAACGAGTCATCGACAGGCTTGGGCGATGGAATAGCGATGCCACACGCTAAAAACGCTGCTGTTCAAAAGCCAGCAGTCGTTTTTGCTAAAAGTAAAGCCGGCGTTGATTATGATTCGCTAGACGGACAACCGGCTCATTTGTTCTTTATGATTGCTGCACCAGAAGGCGCTAATAATGTTCATTTAAATGTATTAGCATCTCTATCCCGTCAATTAATTAATCCGGAAGTCTTGAGTCAACTGAAGGCAGCTCAAAATGCGGAAGACGTTCAAGCTATTTTTTCGGCTGCAGAAGAAACCGCTGATAAAGAGAAAAGCCAAGAAATAGAGTCAGTTGGCGAGCGACCATTTGTTGTCGCTGTTACAGCTTGTCCAACCGGTATTGCCCATACTTATATGGCAGAGGATGCCTTGAAAAGAAAAGCGGCAGAGCTAGGGGTTGATATTAGAGTTGAAACTAACGGGTCTGAGGGTGCTAAAAATATTCTAACTGATGAAGAAATTCAGCGTGCATCAGCTGTCATTATTGCGGCGGGCAAAAAAGTATCCTTGGACCGATTCGATGGCAAAGCCGTTTTACAACGACCTGTCAGTGATGGCATAAACAAAGCAGAAGAATTGATTAATAAGGCAGTCAAACAAGAAGCACCTATTTGGCATGCTACGGGTCAAGTGAGCCAAGCAGAGCAGACTAACGAAAAACAATCTGGACTAGGCAATATTTACAAGGATTTAATGAACGGCATTTCTCATATGTTGCCATTCGTAGTAGGTGGCGGAATTATTTTAGCGATTTCTTTCTTATTTGAAAGTAGCTTTGGTAGTGACAGTATTTTATTTGAATCCTTCAATACGATTGGCGGAACAGCCTTTACCTTCTTAATTCCTATTTTAGCAGGCTATATTTCTTATAGTATTGCCGATCGACCTGGATTACTGCCAGGTATGGCAGGCGGGATGATGGCTGTTAATCAAAATGCAGGTTTTCTTGGAGGCTTAGTAGCCGGTTTTATGGCAGGTTACATTGTTCATACGCTCAAAAAAGTCTTTAAAAACCTTCCGAAAACGTTAGAGGGCTTAAAACCGATCTTAATCTACCCTGTCTTTGGCTTATTAATTACGGGATTATTGATGTTCTTTATTGTAGGGCCTATTTTCTCAGCGATTAATACAGCAATGCTGACATTCTTGGAGAACTTAGGGGCGACAAATACTATCTTATTAGGCGCACTACTCGGTGGTATGATGGCGATTGATATGGGTGGTCCGTTCAATAAAGCAGCCTATGCCTTTTCAATTGGTATCTATACGGATACGGGCGATGGTGCCTTTATGGCCGCTGTTATGGCAGGTGGTATGATTCCACCATTGGCAATTGGTTTGGCAACTCTATTGTTTAAAGATAAATTTACAGATGCGGAACGCCAATCAGGCTTGTCTAATTTTGTCCTAGGCTTTTCATTTATTACAGAAGGCGCTATTCCATTTGCGGCAGCAGATCCATTGCGTGTCATTACATCGTCCATCATTGGATCGGCAATTGCAGGTGGCTTAACACAGTTTTGGCAAGTTTCTATTCCAGCACCTCACGGCGGTATCTTTGTAATTGGCTTGGCCGAACAGCGATTAATGTTTATTTTAACACTTCTCATTGGTATGGTTATTTCAGCTGTTATTTTAGGTCTATGGAAGAAAAAAGTTATTTAA
- a CDS encoding alpha-amylase family glycosyl hydrolase, producing the protein MKQFLVIALSAIGILTACSDAGTHEITSQTSNEPELLTAKEIQLLPEYPSQQDSILLTIDESVYFNDVIKEITLDATAFGIEAPITMDGSLNEISFGIDDQLSPGEKTLVLAVTDQNNHTEQIEKTITVVAKEEKDSPLAFDWDEARIYFALTDRFYNGDPSNDNPFDDVIDLDHLETYHGGDFQGLIDKIPYLQGLGINTLWITPIVDNIDWNVRAGVNDKQYGYHGYWAKDFTQLDEHLGDLATFHQLIETAHDHGIKLMVDVVLNHTGYGMKITDGDQSIANFPTKEEQMVFDGLIRTDPVANHQIVGELSGLPDLQTEEADVRQQIIEWQTDWLEKAQTIRGDTIDFYRVDTVKHVEDTTWKAFKNELVKVKSDFKLIGEDYGASIDKNGGYLNDGEMDSLLDFEFKQIAGSFVNWDVMGAQEKLIDRNNKLTSDATMGQFLSSHDEDGFLYKQAGGDLGKQMVAASLMITAKGQPVIYYGEEIGLTGAAAKNMDNGEYSENRYDFDWEASEGSGSQVYNHYKTLLNIRKDYSKLFSKGSRETIAGSNDEGYLVFSRSYQDEQVVIALNIFDQEKEVTIELPFSTSSQVIDRYSGKSYTIPSDRKLTLTLPPRSLGGTVIITME; encoded by the coding sequence TTGAAACAATTTCTTGTCATTGCTTTGTCGGCAATCGGTATACTAACAGCTTGTTCAGATGCGGGTACTCATGAAATTACTTCTCAAACTTCTAACGAGCCAGAGTTACTCACAGCAAAAGAGATTCAGCTTTTACCAGAATATCCAAGTCAACAAGATAGTATTTTATTAACGATTGACGAATCCGTTTATTTCAACGATGTCATTAAAGAAATCACTCTGGATGCGACAGCATTCGGAATTGAAGCACCCATCACAATGGACGGGTCGCTAAATGAAATTAGTTTTGGTATTGATGATCAGCTTTCTCCAGGCGAGAAGACACTTGTGCTAGCTGTAACAGACCAGAACAATCACACCGAACAAATCGAAAAAACAATTACTGTAGTAGCGAAAGAAGAAAAAGATAGTCCTTTAGCTTTTGATTGGGACGAAGCTCGTATTTATTTTGCTTTAACAGACCGTTTTTATAATGGGGATCCTTCCAACGATAATCCCTTTGATGACGTCATTGATTTAGACCATCTTGAGACCTATCATGGTGGTGACTTTCAAGGGTTGATAGATAAGATACCTTATTTGCAGGGGTTGGGGATTAATACCTTATGGATAACGCCAATTGTTGATAATATTGATTGGAATGTCAGAGCAGGGGTCAATGATAAGCAATATGGCTATCATGGCTATTGGGCAAAGGATTTCACACAGTTAGATGAACATTTAGGCGACTTAGCAACTTTCCACCAACTCATTGAAACGGCTCATGACCATGGCATAAAATTGATGGTTGACGTTGTCTTAAATCATACGGGTTATGGAATGAAGATTACTGATGGGGATCAATCCATTGCGAATTTTCCGACTAAAGAGGAGCAAATGGTTTTTGACGGGCTGATTCGAACAGATCCCGTTGCGAATCACCAAATTGTAGGTGAGCTATCAGGATTACCCGATTTACAAACAGAAGAGGCAGATGTAAGGCAACAAATCATTGAATGGCAGACGGATTGGTTGGAAAAAGCTCAAACAATTCGAGGCGATACCATCGATTTTTACCGAGTAGATACGGTTAAGCATGTAGAAGATACGACTTGGAAGGCTTTTAAAAATGAATTAGTAAAAGTGAAATCAGATTTTAAATTAATTGGTGAGGATTATGGTGCTTCAATCGATAAGAATGGCGGCTATCTGAATGACGGTGAAATGGATAGCTTACTAGATTTTGAGTTTAAACAAATAGCGGGTAGTTTCGTTAACTGGGATGTTATGGGGGCACAAGAAAAATTAATTGATCGGAATAATAAGCTGACATCTGATGCGACGATGGGGCAATTTTTATCTAGCCATGATGAAGATGGTTTTCTCTATAAGCAAGCAGGTGGCGACCTCGGTAAGCAAATGGTTGCGGCGTCCCTAATGATTACAGCTAAAGGCCAACCAGTCATCTATTATGGAGAAGAAATTGGCTTAACAGGAGCGGCTGCTAAAAATATGGATAATGGCGAATATAGTGAGAACCGCTATGATTTTGATTGGGAAGCAAGCGAAGGATCGGGCAGTCAAGTTTATAATCACTACAAAACACTATTAAATATTCGCAAAGATTACAGCAAACTGTTTTCTAAAGGCAGTCGCGAAACGATTGCGGGTTCTAATGATGAGGGCTACCTTGTCTTTAGTCGTAGCTATCAAGACGAGCAAGTTGTGATTGCCTTAAATATCTTCGATCAAGAAAAAGAAGTGACTATTGAACTTCCTTTTTCAACGTCTAGCCAAGTCATCGACCGCTATAGTGGCAAAAGCTATACTATACCATCTGATCGTAAACTTACCCTAACCCTTCCTCCAAGAAGTTTAGGTGGCACTGTGATTATAACAATGGAATAA
- a CDS encoding sugar transferase: MNQKEEWTKSRKFFIILIDLLLFIGSLLLSFRLRYGANIPIRNLEAFKGSIIYVSIGFIIVSILFGTYILYNKSVSDFLFITIIGQVVVSLYIMALTFAGRWLAFPRSVILIHFFVGCIVLFTWRVLVFKVYQKLSGSKRVMIVGMEKEVFAAVDNFSNTKSIRHVVSHVVLSDYYENVKSHLNDIDIVYLASQIEESEKLRIYDLLMREDKKFFLNTSFENLVMVNPNMMNIEDESIIEVSPFRIASEDGIIKRLIDIVFSLLLIIVSSPIMAVAAVLVKRSSEGPILYKQTRITKDGKEFEILKFRSMGITAEKESGPVLATSNDMRVTSVGKYLRSLRIDELPQLFNVLKGDMSIVGPRPERPFFVDQFKEENPHYYLRHNVRAGITGYAQVYGKYASDFNSKLNFDLIYIKEYSLILDLKIMLQTVKILFDKVSSRGLDETERTMHSEQELIAKGIKVIH, from the coding sequence GTGAATCAAAAAGAGGAATGGACAAAATCACGAAAATTCTTCATTATATTGATTGATTTGCTGCTATTTATCGGTTCATTATTACTGTCTTTCCGCTTGAGATATGGAGCAAATATTCCTATTCGCAATCTTGAAGCTTTTAAAGGCAGTATCATCTATGTTTCTATTGGATTTATCATCGTTAGTATCCTATTTGGAACATACATCTTATATAATAAATCGGTCAGCGACTTTTTATTCATTACCATTATCGGACAAGTTGTCGTGTCCTTGTATATCATGGCACTGACGTTCGCAGGAAGATGGCTGGCGTTTCCGCGCTCGGTTATTCTGATTCACTTTTTTGTTGGCTGTATCGTCTTGTTTACGTGGCGTGTGCTCGTATTCAAGGTTTACCAAAAATTAAGTGGTAGTAAACGTGTGATGATTGTGGGAATGGAAAAAGAAGTCTTTGCGGCAGTTGATAACTTTTCCAACACAAAGAGCATCCGTCATGTGGTGTCTCATGTGGTTCTGTCTGACTACTATGAAAATGTCAAAAGTCATCTAAATGATATTGATATTGTTTATCTGGCCAGTCAAATTGAAGAATCAGAGAAATTACGCATTTATGATTTGTTAATGCGTGAAGACAAGAAATTCTTCTTGAACACCAGCTTTGAAAATCTTGTTATGGTTAATCCAAACATGATGAATATTGAAGACGAGAGTATTATTGAAGTATCACCGTTTCGAATTGCGTCAGAAGATGGCATCATCAAACGGTTGATTGATATTGTGTTTTCATTGTTGCTTATTATTGTGTCATCACCGATTATGGCAGTGGCAGCTGTCTTAGTGAAACGAAGTTCAGAAGGCCCGATTTTATACAAGCAAACCCGAATTACCAAAGACGGAAAAGAGTTTGAGATTCTAAAATTCCGTAGTATGGGAATTACTGCTGAAAAAGAATCAGGTCCCGTTCTAGCGACAAGCAATGATATGCGTGTCACGTCTGTTGGAAAATACTTGCGTTCCTTACGCATTGACGAGTTACCTCAGTTGTTTAACGTCTTAAAAGGCGATATGTCAATTGTTGGTCCGCGTCCTGAGCGCCCATTCTTTGTCGATCAGTTTAAGGAAGAAAATCCGCACTACTACTTGAGACATAATGTGCGTGCCGGCATTACTGGCTATGCCCAAGTTTACGGAAAGTATGCATCAGACTTTAATAGTAAGCTGAACTTTGACTTAATCTACATTAAGGAATATTCCTTGATTTTAGATTTAAAAATTATGTTGCAAACTGTTAAAATCTTGTTCGATAAGGTAAGCTCACGTGGGTTGGATGAAACCGAACGGACGATGCATTCCGAACAAGAGCTGATTGCTAAAGGAATTAAAGTCATCCATTAA